The nucleotide sequence GATTCTGTTGGACACGGCACCTTCTTGCGCTAGACTTAGTACGAATGATGTGGGGGCGTTGGTGTTGATTTCAACGCGTAACTTATGTATTGATGCTCGTATATATCCATGTAGGACATGTCGTCTTGTTCTTGTAATATTCTCCGTCATAGTAAAATTGTGCCTTCACGCATATGTGGTTTTTCTCCGCATGGGTTTTCCACGTATGGGTCCCATTCTTGTTTTGTGTGCCACAGTTTAAACTCACAAGAATTCTATGGTGAGAAATCGGGTCAATGCATTAGGGCAACTCCAACATacaccgacccaaacggacatgGATTTTGTACGTTCTTTGTCTATTCAGCAGACCTACCACAGTTCAGCAGAGCAGTAAGGCTCAGATGGCTCTGCCACTTCTGGAAAAACCCAGAGAGACCATGGGTGGGCACACAGTTGCCGAGCGATGTCGGCGACAGAGCCCTCTTCAGTGCATCCACCACGGTGAACTTGGGCGACGGCGCAACGGCCACCTTCTGGAACTGCTACTGGACTGGCTCCGGCACTTTGAAAATGGACTACCCTGGGGTATTCAAGCATTCCAGAAGAAAGAACAGGACAGTAAAGGCAGCACTGACAAATCACACTTGTCGCGAATCTCGCCCATGGCAAGGAGATCAGACAGCAGCgatggctgctctcaagaaatctgcAACTCAACGAGCAGCGCTGGGACACAATCAAATGCAACCATGAAGCTTTAGGCACCTTGTCCACAAGCTCGGCTTACAAATTCCAATTTCATGGTCTGATCAAGCGAAGTTTCAGAAAACTGTTCTGGCAGGCATGGGCACCTGCTCGCCTCAAAGTTTTTGTTTCGCTGTTGCACAAGCCACAAGAACAAACTCTTGCAATGATCAACTTCAGAGAAGAGATTGGCCAAATGAGTATTTCTACTAAACGTGTTTGAGAAATTTAGAAAGCTCCGAACACCTATTTTGGAAGTGCAACATTTCACTGGCAGTTTGGTCAAAAGCGGCTGAGGGTTTTGGATATAGCTCACTTCATCCAAACTCCTGGCAGAGCAAGACAAAGGCAACCGAGATCACAAAAGCAATGATCAACAGAGCAAGACCGGATCACAAAAAGGCTGTAAGATCAATGATTATATTACAGCAAGCAAGGTCGCCCGCTCAGTGTTGCTTATGATGGTTGTATTCTCTTTGTGCAGCGGAGGTCCTGTAGCTATGTAGCGCATGAGTTAGAAGGGCATGGTGCTCTGTTAATCGACCTATGTGCTGGCGATCTGTCCAACATATCTGCCTAATGGAATGCAGAGTAGCGCTCCTTTCAAAACAAATCTTTAGCTGGATGAAGATTTCGAACATTACCAAGGCCAATTACTAGTAGTTTACAACAAAGCGTGTACATCAGGTTGTATTTATTTTTTTGGGAAAACTTCTGATCTCATCTTCAATCATTGGGCATGGCAGTATAAtgaacatcagaaataataaaaattacatctagaccCATAGACCACCTAGtaacgactacaagcactaaagcgagccgaaggcgcgccgccgtcatcgcccctccatcatcatagtcgggcacaacttgttgtaataGATAGTCAGAAAGTCGCCGTGCTAAGACTTCATAGAATCAGCGCACCATAACAGCAACCGCCATCGATGAAGAATAATATAGATCggaaaaatcaaaacagaaaacacatgaacgtagacgacaacgacgagatccgagcaaatcgatcaaagatagatccgccggagccacacctccacacgtccactaacgatgctagacgcaccgcaaAACGAGGACTAGGCGGCGAGACCTTTATTCCATTGACAGAGAGCCACCGCCGTCTTGACTTCCTGAGCAAAacaaaaaccctaacaaaacttaagAAAATGACTagaaacggagccctcccgccggcccttgccaggatccatcGTGTCCCCATGGCCTTTGGACCAACGGAGACGAGGTGGACCTACGGCGACGCCGGCGAGAGATAGGAACCCTACCTTTTGttttggagaaggaggaggactcAGAACCAGGTTGTAATTTGTCATATCCACATAACAACGAAACTATCGTTTCTTCTTATAATATAGGAGTACTGTACATGTCACTTTATATATTACAAAAAGTACTATTAATTTATTGGAAAAATGGAGGTGCTGCAACGCGCACCATCGTGATCGAGTATTTATTGATGACCCTTTGACAACCAGATGCAACAAGCACTATCTGAATATAGATCATTTGCGAAAGCAAGACATAGGTCTAGCAGCCGTGGTTGCATGTGGTGGACATGATGGACGGCGCGGCGAACGGGCCGTCGAGCATCCCGCGGGCCATGAGCTTGTACGCCGCCTCCGTCATGTGCAGGCCGTCGAAATTCACGTGCTTGGACGGGTCCACGCACGGAACCGCCGCCGACCCAGAAATGAAGACGGGGTAGCACGCCTCCAGCACCGTTTCCTTGTCGAACCCTGCATCCACAGCACGAAAATAATACAGTAAATCAAAGCCGTTCTGGACATGATGTGTTGCCATGGTAGGATTCTTGCTAGCGCTTGCCGTTTTGGGTGGGCGCTGTGATGAGGCCGAGGACGTTGTCGTAGGAGTTGACGTAGGTGATGGACACGCCGGGGTGGTCACGGCGGAGCTCCTCAAGCTTGGTTTCCAGCATGTGGTTGTGGGCGAGGATGAGGTCGTTGACCCCCCGGAGGCAGCCCGTGGCAGGGTCgcggtcgtcgccggggaagaggGAGAGGTACAGCGGGGTGCACCCCAGCGGGAAGATGCCCGGCACATACATGGTCTTGGCGCCTAGCTCGATCAGAGCCTCGATGGACAGAACGATGGAGCTGATGACCTGGGGCACGAGGGGCCTGACCCATTCCAGGGTCTTGTTCTGCAAGAAGGGGTGGTTGTAGTCGTTGAGGCCGATCTCCCCCACCAGGAACAGCGAGCTCGACATCACCTCCTTCCTCTCTGCATGGCCGTGATGCGGTGATGATATGGTAGGAGATAGTGTATGGTCAGCGCGTTTGCGTAGCCATGGCGCCATCCGTGCACTTAATTGCTCTGGTTTTGCTCTATTTATGTGGTACACGTTACCTTGGTCCGTGGAGGCGAGCATGGCGAGCACTTTCTTGAACAAGTCGATCTGGACGCCGAGGGAGTAAGGGGGGATCGGGCTCGGGGTAAGCAGGTCCACCCTGAGGTTCTTTTCCAGGAAGAAATCCTGGCTCAGCGCCGTGGCGGCCGCAACCGCAAAATTGGTGCCATACCGGAATTCCTCCGCCGGCGACTTCCCGGCCGCCCCCTTCAGGTACGCCGGCCAGTACTGGAACCCCAGCCTCTCCACTGCACGAAACAATTGTCATGCATCATGCATGTAAGTACTAAGCAGATGTCGACGTGTCGTCCATACACTTACCGATGAAGTCGATGATGAGGCGGCCGTCGGACCATCGGCCGGTAGGGCGGCCGAAGAAGGTCTCGCCGTATGGCAGCGCTAGGACCGGCCCTGACGCGTTCGAGTAGTGGATGATGTAGTTGCCGGTGTCGGTCAGAGAGTCGCCGAAGCTGAATAGACGCTTGTAGCAGCTGCTCCGGTTCGCCGGCGCAGGCGACGAGGACGCTGTCGTGGACAGGGACAGCGCAAGAAGCGCGGCTATGACAAGCTGCAGAGGCGGAGTCGACGCCACCGCCATTGTGGTGGATGTGGATAGAAAGTAATGGTTTCGACCTCGAGCTAGACTCAATCAGTTCTGCCCTGCTGCCCGGCCGGACTTCCGCTGGAAGGCTATTTGTAATGTCCTACGTAGTGCCTGGCCAACTTCCGTTAGCCACATGTATTTCATCACGATGAGAGCTCTAACATTTTGAAATCGTCCGTACCCATCGGCCGGATACGACGAGTTCGATCGATCGGTGTTGTCAAAGTTCTGTGTTGCTTGCAAAACGGAGCTCGTGGAAAAAAGAGAGGGATACCCTTAGCCTCTGCATCGAGTGACGCACACATTTTTTATTAAATATTTAAGTTCAACATCCAATAACAATAAATTTCAACAAAAGCTATCACACATGGCTGCTGCTCCAAAGGTAAattaggaaaataaaataaaatcatggaGACATGAGTCTCATGCATCACAATTCTTATTAGTAGGCCGCCAACCAAATTGATTGAATAAATTCCGAACGACCATCTTTCATCGGCTGTATCAAAGATGACGCCCGATCCTCATCCTTGTGTAGTAACAATCACGTATGGATCCAGCTAATGGCCTTGAAGATAACCTATAAAAAAACCTTCCGTTCTATTAAAAATACAATCATTACGAATGTTCCAAATGACACAAAGTAAAGTGCAAATTCCCATACGAATCAGACACTTCAACTTCGGATGCACCCCACTAACCAATTTTCGAACATATTCTTACTATTCGTGGGCGGTGGTAGATTAAAAGCTATATGTACATATCACTATATATAATAGCTTGGCAAGTGGACAGCGAAGGAATAGATGTTGAATCGACTCCTCATCACTACAAAAGCAATACTTAGTATATCCTTGTCAATTTTTTTTCCAGATTATGTTTTTTCAGGATGACCTTGCGATCAAAATCATTAATTAGTGAGTGGTGTGTGAATAATTAAATTGGAATTAATCGATCAATCGCTGAGCGTGCAATTGACTTGTACAATGCGATCCATGCATGGGATTGATCGAAGGCATCTTGTTCGTGCGCTAGGATTAACTAGAGATGACCCGCGTGTTGCTGTGGAAATCGATTACAATGATTTCAATGTGATTTGGTTGTATGCAATATTAGTATTTACATTAACAATATGAGaataaaaactaaaataaataattgcatagttcactagtagaaaacagggctttggttcgggcatggcaaacccattagtcccggtccagTCACAAATCAGGACAATGGGGgtattcgtcccggttcgtgagcccagggggccggcccacaaccattggtcccggttcttggcttgaaccgggacagaaggctgggctttagtcccggttcctgccacgaaccgggacaaatgagttgcctatatataccccatcgccgcagcagagcactccacagtgttGTTTTTTCTGACCGacgaggagagggcatttgggcgctctagctcacctcctatgcacatgaggtgtttgatgaaatgcccgagccgcATTAGTTAAGCTTTCTCATCCCAAAactcgacctccaaactccattttccccgagatttgcataggtttagcggtccgtcacgtcccgtccccgtcttcaccgctgtcgatcgcccgcgccgatctcgtcgccggcaccaccgtggtgagcctcttgttcttatcttctttctgacaAAATAATTCTTACTTTAAATAGATATTTGTCTAATTTTCTaaattttattattgcttgttattatatagtgcgatggttttggtatatATTATTGCACTAAATAACAACAAGCAATAATaaattcagatgtggtatatattattttttataactatttggttcatttattttttatgacaattatgccgaccaatgtgacatagattttatttatgtaggaggtagttgaaccggaaattccaaccgaccctcttgtcgagaggttaaatttagttgaagaagaaaacgattacttgaaagaaaaaataaaaaattgaggaggagaagatgatattggagttgcatgttgcggatgtcgtggatgatcacaagatcaagatggatgcaatgcggttgaagattagaaacattagaaaatatgccattcatactgaggcttggtatcattacgccgttggatcaatttttaccttggttgtgattatgatcgcatttgttgcattgaaaggttttacatagctTCAATGTATGGTTTAAGTAGATGCTcgggagagctatatgttgttcaatgagaactatgtatgtaatttgtttttaatgtaaccctctctactttcttgcacatgctatgtggatgaaatgatgatatcatgccaactttcaaccttttcatagttcatttgaaatgcttttcaattttggggtcttatagctcaaaataatcagtaaatgcatgaaaaataacaaatgaagtcagaaaggtttgaaaattgatgatgtggctttcaatggtgcattttgaacatagaaaaactatggagttcaaataagttaaaaatgaaatccctttgtaacagacgagtttctgtatgaaaccctcatacttcgaaagagattgaccgttgtgtacacgaagtgcatccagtttttgtcgtaaccctctctacttttttgcacatgctatgtggatgaaatgatgataccatgccaactttcaaccttttcagagttcatttgaaatgcttttcaatttcagggtcttatagctcaaaataatcagtaaatgcacgaaaaataacaaatgaagtcagaaagggttgaaaattgatgatgtggctttgaatggtgcattttgaacacagaaaaactatggagtttaaataagttaaaaaaatgaaatccctttgtaacagacgagtttccctatgaaacccagatacttcaaaatagattgtctgttttgtagatgaagtgcatccagtttttgccgtaaccctctctactttcttgcacatgctttgtgaatgaaatgatgataccatgccaactttcaacattttcagaattcatttgaaatgctttttaattttagggtcttatagctcaaaataatcagtaaatacatgaaaaataacaaatgaagtcaaaaagtgttgaaaattgatgacgtggctttgaatggtgcattttgaacacagaaaaactatgaagttcaaataagttaaaaaatgaaaaattatgaagtgcaaaaataaaataatagaaataagtaaaaacaaaactataatattctttaatagcaaaaataaaattaactaaaaacttttataaaactctaataaaCTTTAATATTCTTTAATAGCAAAAAGGAAattaacaaaataaaataaattaaaaattaataaaataaataagtagaaacaaaattaaataaaataaactttaataaaataaataagtagaaacaaaataaactttaataaagtaaattaaataaactttaataaataagtagaaacaaaataaaataaatttaaattcaatacaataaataagtagaaacaaaataaaataaacttgaaTAAAATAAAGAAGTggaaataaaataaactttataaagtaaaataaataaactttaataaaataaataaaaatagcaacaatacgttttttgttgtaagtagaagcaaaataaaataaataaagcaacaaaaaaggtgccaactactgggccaccacggcctgaatacgactggaaaccctaccatgggccaggatttaggcccgcagaaggcccagtaggcccatcaggcatatcagtgataattaggcccgtaagcctgcaatcgagaggagctcgagaggggtgcggcagtggggcttcaGGCATCTCCtgccgcgcccccaggaaggcctccccaggcgattttttcgtgccggcgccaaaaaaacggcccagtcgcgcccccaggagcccgattttcgccggcctgggccgaaaacagcgtcggcggacccaggccgaacccggcacgctcgggggcgccggggcgaactattttggcgcgaaacagccgcgggcccgccgcgtcagcgacacggcgcctcgtcttcccccaacggcctcggttcccgcggggaatcaatgccaaggctgccgccggtcagccttgccattgattcctcacgggcgacgcgtcacgggacggcgcgccgacgcctcccctccctcgcacgcgtacacacgggtgcggcgcggctatatagccggtggcctgtactcgcctgtgcccacaccagccccgcccctcgcggccgcccagctcctccctctccctacctctcccgagcgccgctgCCCAGCCCTTTCCTCTatctctctacctctcccgagcccgtcgccatggcggaacgctaccccggagacgaggcggcggccaacggcttcggccgtcgttcgctccgcgaacaggagtcctggctcctgttccaggcgaatatcccggcgccgccggacatgcgcgccgggccgacggggtggaggctcagcgccgggggagtgcccattcccctgTTGCCtgacgccgtggcgaagccgaagtacttcgccgaggaagtcgaggtcgtgcgcgcctccctcaccgacgcccaactctccctcccccagtacgccgccgacaaccacacggcttgggcggcgtatttcgagcactgccagcagcagcgcttggcgtccatcaacggcgcgccggtggttgGCGGCCGatagaacagcgaggggcgccacctgtggtggggcgtccccggccgcacactcgagggcgtgctgacgtacctcgagggcggcaacgacccgccgttggtgTACCCGGCGAGGGCAgccgccccggcgcagcaccgacgcgtcgggccatgggcggcaaggaggttcgggtcctcctcctcttcttacTCCCCCCGATCttcatcgcactcctccggcactctggccctgctcggcgtcaaggccgagcccgcggcggagacgccgctcggccggcgcactcgcagcgccggcatcgtcatcaacgagggcggtcgGCGCGCCtactcgtcggctcctcctccgtgcttcgtcaagccaaagacggagccggggctcgtgccggtgaagacggagccggggctcgcgccggtgaagaaggagccggccgcgccggtgacgatggagctcgacgacgacgatgacgcggccctgaaatgggcgcgcagggactccataacgatggagaaggagcgcctggagaaggcgaaggagcgccagcgcgccgccctgcttcGCTTTGCGGAGCGTCGACGTGGCCGCGATGAAGGCGGAGTCGTCGTCatctgcgacagcgacgacgacgacgatgatgtgccgccaccagtccgccatggcgacgctgggcaggggtccagcaggggcgcccgcgtcaaggaggagaaggccgacgacgacgattgGTGGCGACAGCGACGACTTCAGCCAGtttttcctttagattagtttatgTATATGTGTTATGTAATGCAAATCCGCGAACTTCGCCGAAATGtgccgaaatttatcgtgtttggcCAAAATTTAACGTGTTTGGCGAATTTTATCGTGTTTaagccgaacttcgccgaacttcttttattttaaaacgtgcctgggggcggccctggggccggctgatggggtcatgtacctagggtagggtcacagacctgatctaagtaccctgcccaaggacacccttagaagaggtcaccttccagtcgaccaacgagggactcactcgactgacttgaaggactcgaccacgaagactcactcgactaccaggaggtcaaaaggcactctgcactgcaacggcctgtagttaagtagactttatgatagttaagacactttatgtgggacgttaccagtaacgccccggactaaatacaccttaaacccttcattacgtgggctggctggggtcctggcgcactctatataagccacccccctccacaggcagaggggttcggcatcctgtaattcatatacacataatccactcgaccgcctccgggctccgagacgtagggcttttacttcctccgagaagggcctaaactcgtacatctcttgtgtttacaacctctccatagctaggaccttgcctctccatacctaccccccactctactatcagacttagaaccacgacagttggcgcccaccatggggcaggtgttttagcgattttgtggagaagttgcggttcttccgagtactttcatcatgatgactgctggagttttggttgagggtcgagagatccgtctcggtgctctcaccttcgtcgccgacgactccgcctggctccaggaggctccactcgacgtcgatgcgctccccgtccgcggtgcgacgcattttcgcgcatgtgtccgcggcgttctgctgcgacaaccgtcgaccccgtatcggtcgactcccccatcgaccaccctcccggtctcccgccagcgcaagcgctcgggccggtcgaggcttcagcggtgggtgaggcacgcggtggctcgccagacggccaccactcaagttgcggcaatcgagcccgatgaatctctctacggcctgttcgatctgtcgactggctccgtagagactgcatccaagtgcgatagcagtgatccagcggctgaaatcctgatggtcgacgggccccgcagtccc is from Triticum aestivum cultivar Chinese Spring chromosome 3A, IWGSC CS RefSeq v2.1, whole genome shotgun sequence and encodes:
- the LOC123058464 gene encoding sinapine esterase, with protein sequence MAVASTPPLQLVIAALLALSLSTTASSSPAPANRSSCYKRLFSFGDSLTDTGNYIIHYSNASGPVLALPYGETFFGRPTGRWSDGRLIIDFIVERLGFQYWPAYLKGAAGKSPAEEFRYGTNFAVAAATALSQDFFLEKNLRVDLLTPSPIPPYSLGVQIDLFKKVLAMLASTDQERKEVMSSSLFLVGEIGLNDYNHPFLQNKTLEWVRPLVPQVISSIVLSIEALIELGAKTMYVPGIFPLGCTPLYLSLFPGDDRDPATGCLRGVNDLILAHNHMLETKLEELRRDHPGVSITYVNSYDNVLGLITAPTQNGFDKETVLEACYPVFISGSAAVPCVDPSKHVNFDGLHMTEAAYKLMARGMLDGPFAAPSIMSTTCNHGC